A stretch of the Clostridium fungisolvens genome encodes the following:
- a CDS encoding MFS transporter yields MKTETQIKQLMGAKIFDSKIKSLNVTGAEKWLGYLVGPAGFALMNALIMGYINIYYTDVLKLTDPKVFKYGVVFLTIFPLASRLFDGAMNLIMGVILDRTKSKQGKARPWILISAPFITVSGILMFTIPKASITVQLVWIVISFNLYFGMASVMYIAGHNLMVPLSTRNTAQRGTLSVISNIANTVITGIIVALIFPMIVMPIIGADKGKWIMLMSVISIIALPLIFIEYYFTRERITEENMSVVFKQKLSVKQQIKAVMTNKYWLLLATYQLIFNFGAILKNTSLIYYCNYVLGSYNDGITQTMISVVGGFPMGVGMLVILPLIKRFGNRNVTLAGFILSVIGGVICWMFPTNMALVIIGQFIKNLGIVPCGFVFVALFADVLDHIEWKSNIRCDGISSSIMIFIMTVSSGLSASLFNLMLGRSGKYITPVYNAATGITQGFVQPDSIKNVFTFSFVGVEVIAHIVLIIILIFFNLEKEMPTVQREIKERQKLDCEARGKVWTDPEERARLEQEV; encoded by the coding sequence ATGAAAACAGAAACGCAAATAAAACAATTGATGGGAGCAAAGATTTTTGATAGTAAAATTAAATCTCTTAACGTAACTGGCGCAGAAAAATGGCTTGGTTATCTTGTTGGACCAGCTGGGTTTGCACTAATGAATGCGTTAATAATGGGATACATTAATATTTACTATACTGATGTACTCAAATTAACTGATCCTAAGGTTTTTAAATATGGAGTTGTATTTCTGACCATATTCCCATTAGCTTCAAGGTTATTTGATGGTGCTATGAATTTGATAATGGGAGTTATATTAGATAGAACTAAGTCAAAGCAAGGAAAAGCTAGGCCATGGATATTAATATCAGCGCCGTTTATAACTGTATCTGGAATACTGATGTTTACAATACCCAAAGCAAGCATAACAGTACAACTAGTATGGATAGTTATTTCCTTTAATTTATATTTTGGGATGGCATCGGTAATGTATATTGCTGGGCATAATCTTATGGTTCCACTTTCAACAAGAAATACAGCTCAACGTGGAACTTTATCTGTAATAAGTAATATTGCAAATACGGTAATTACAGGAATAATAGTAGCATTAATATTTCCAATGATAGTAATGCCAATCATTGGTGCTGATAAAGGTAAATGGATAATGTTAATGTCTGTGATATCAATAATTGCATTACCATTAATTTTTATTGAATACTACTTTACCAGAGAACGTATAACAGAAGAAAATATGTCTGTAGTTTTTAAACAAAAGTTATCAGTTAAGCAACAGATTAAAGCAGTAATGACAAATAAGTACTGGTTATTACTTGCAACATATCAACTTATATTTAACTTTGGAGCCATCCTAAAAAATACAAGTCTTATTTATTATTGTAATTATGTGCTTGGTTCATATAACGATGGTATAACCCAAACTATGATATCGGTTGTAGGTGGTTTTCCAATGGGGGTAGGTATGCTTGTTATATTGCCTCTGATTAAAAGGTTTGGGAATCGCAATGTTACGCTGGCAGGTTTTATTCTTTCAGTTATTGGTGGAGTAATATGCTGGATGTTCCCAACAAATATGGCTTTAGTAATAATAGGACAATTTATTAAAAACTTAGGTATCGTTCCTTGTGGTTTCGTATTTGTAGCTTTATTTGCAGATGTACTTGATCATATTGAATGGAAGAGCAATATAAGATGTGACGGCATTTCTTCAAGTATCATGATATTTATTATGACTGTTTCTTCTGGATTAAGTGCAAGTTTATTTAACTTAATGCTTGGAAGATCAGGAAAATACATAACTCCTGTATACAATGCAGCAACAGGAATAACACAAGGCTTTGTGCAGCCAGATTCTATAAAAAATGTGTTCACGTTCTCCTTTGTAGGAGTTGAAGTAATTGCACATATAGTACTTATTATAATATTAATATTCTTTAATTTAGAGAAAGAAATGCCAACAGTGCAAAGAGAAATTAAGGAAAGACAAAAGTTAGATTGTGAAGCTAGAGGAAAAGTTTGGACTGATCCTGAAGAAAGAGCTAGATTAGAGCAGGAAGTCTGA
- a CDS encoding BglG family transcription antiterminator, with protein sequence MNRRHRDILNIILNTDEYITGNELARLCNVTIRTIRNDIKEINDLLKEYDVKVEATIKKGYSLNKVYKDIIKKNNIIREVLDYEYIKETPSSPIDRQMYILLKLTIKKVITIEELVEALSVSDATVNNDITFINKWLKRNLKLGISYSLTEGITLNATERDKRNIISWVLAIRINLSTVLKYWSYLFEENDAVTAVKDIYYIVSEESRRYKYFLSGHSYQLLCYEILVAIKRNKLGFDLNDFDEAESELMDVVSAIREKVEDQQGLNLSRAEWLNLQEYFKSKQFISGTEFIDIEKQEAISIVDEYLLVLYEKFKVDLKNNPDYIYKLILYIAPMINRLKYNHCISNKIDEKVVKAYKAEFKMASEIAPIIKRRLNLDVSLVDLAYITLHLVSMCGIWKYKLNTVIVCDYDESILSLIKDKIQNYFGERVEVCGFYGYQEFMYEDKENLKGVDLIITTSTIADITNIPFIRIKPEIDQNDIDMISEYVNGYKSKL encoded by the coding sequence TTGAATCGAAGACATAGAGATATTTTAAATATAATTTTAAATACAGATGAATACATCACAGGAAATGAATTAGCTAGACTTTGTAATGTTACGATTCGCACAATAAGAAATGATATTAAAGAAATCAATGATCTATTGAAGGAATATGACGTAAAAGTAGAAGCTACTATAAAAAAAGGTTATTCACTTAATAAAGTATATAAAGATATTATAAAGAAAAATAATATTATTAGAGAAGTTTTGGATTATGAATACATAAAGGAAACTCCCAGTTCGCCTATAGACAGACAAATGTACATATTACTAAAACTGACTATTAAAAAAGTTATCACAATAGAAGAGCTAGTAGAAGCCTTAAGTGTGTCAGATGCTACTGTAAATAATGACATTACGTTTATAAATAAATGGTTAAAGCGAAATCTGAAGCTAGGAATAAGTTATTCTTTAACTGAAGGAATTACGCTTAATGCAACTGAAAGAGATAAAAGAAATATTATAAGCTGGGTTCTAGCAATAAGGATTAATTTAAGCACTGTTTTGAAATACTGGAGTTACTTGTTTGAAGAAAATGATGCTGTTACAGCGGTTAAAGATATTTACTACATAGTAAGCGAGGAAAGTAGAAGATATAAATATTTTCTATCAGGGCACAGCTATCAACTTTTATGCTATGAAATATTGGTTGCAATCAAGCGTAATAAATTAGGGTTTGATTTAAATGATTTTGATGAAGCAGAAAGTGAGTTAATGGATGTAGTCTCTGCAATACGTGAAAAAGTAGAAGATCAACAAGGTTTGAATCTATCAAGAGCAGAATGGCTTAATTTGCAGGAGTATTTTAAGTCGAAGCAATTTATTAGTGGAACGGAATTTATAGATATTGAAAAACAAGAAGCTATTTCAATAGTAGACGAATACTTGCTAGTTTTATATGAAAAATTCAAGGTTGACTTAAAGAATAATCCAGATTACATATATAAGCTGATCTTATATATTGCTCCAATGATAAATCGCTTGAAATATAATCACTGTATATCAAATAAAATAGATGAAAAAGTAGTTAAAGCCTATAAGGCAGAATTTAAGATGGCTAGTGAAATTGCACCGATTATTAAGAGAAGATTGAATTTAGATGTATCACTTGTTGATTTAGCTTACATAACTCTTCATTTGGTATCTATGTGTGGAATATGGAAATATAAATTGAATACTGTAATTGTTTGTGATTACGATGAGTCAATATTAAGCCTTATTAAGGATAAAATTCAAAATTACTTTGGAGAAAGAGTAGAAGTTTGTGGGTTTTATGGTTATCAAGAATTTATGTATGAAGATAAGGAAAATCTAAAAGGTGTAGATTTAATAATAACAACTTCAACAATTGCTGATATTACTAATATACCTTTCATTAGAATAAAACCTGAAATTGATCAAAATGATATAGACATGATATCAGAGTATGTTAATGGTTATAAAAGTAAGTTATAA
- a CDS encoding NAD-dependent epimerase/dehydratase family protein, with the protein MKIFMIGGTGLLGSEGAKELIKRGHSVSSISLPPIPTGANIPKEMELSLGNYMEMSDEEIRKQMTGCEGFVFAAGVDERVEGPAPIYDLFYKFNIAPLKRLLTIAKECHVKHVVILGSYFAYFDRTNPEWKLAATHPYIRSRVDQEKMALSFADKDMNVAVLELPYIFGTQPGRKPVWTFLIEQIRSMKSFTMYPKGGTTMVTVKQVAQCIAGAIENNIGGNNYPVGYYNMTWKEMLRIFHKYMGIPDKKIITIPTWMYAYGCRSIVKEQKKNNIDGGLKMVEFAKVMTANTFIGKSIIVEKLGVEPDDIDKAIGDSVKLCLDILDGKSEAIGMKGE; encoded by the coding sequence ATGAAAATATTTATGATTGGCGGAACTGGTTTACTAGGTTCAGAGGGAGCAAAGGAGTTAATAAAAAGAGGACATAGTGTATCCTCTATATCCTTACCACCTATACCAACAGGTGCAAATATCCCGAAGGAAATGGAATTATCATTAGGAAATTATATGGAAATGTCTGATGAAGAAATTAGAAAGCAGATGACTGGGTGCGAAGGGTTTGTATTTGCTGCAGGAGTGGATGAAAGAGTAGAAGGACCAGCGCCGATATATGATTTATTCTACAAGTTCAATATTGCACCATTAAAAAGGCTATTAACCATAGCAAAGGAATGTCATGTAAAACATGTAGTTATTTTAGGGTCTTACTTTGCATACTTTGATAGAACTAATCCAGAATGGAAGTTAGCAGCTACTCATCCTTATATAAGAAGTAGAGTTGATCAAGAAAAGATGGCTCTATCTTTTGCTGATAAAGATATGAATGTAGCGGTCTTAGAATTGCCATATATTTTTGGTACTCAACCAGGAAGAAAGCCTGTATGGACATTCTTAATAGAACAAATTAGGAGTATGAAGAGTTTTACCATGTATCCAAAGGGTGGTACAACTATGGTTACAGTTAAACAAGTTGCTCAGTGCATAGCAGGTGCCATAGAAAACAATATTGGTGGAAACAACTATCCGGTAGGTTATTACAATATGACATGGAAAGAGATGTTAAGAATATTCCATAAGTATATGGGAATTCCAGATAAAAAAATAATTACAATTCCAACTTGGATGTATGCTTATGGATGTAGATCCATTGTTAAAGAACAAAAGAAGAATAATATTGACGGCGGTCTTAAGATGGTTGAATTTGCAAAAGTTATGACTGCAAACACTTTTATTGGAAAGAGCATAATTGTAGAAAAATTAGGGGTAGAACCAGATGATATAGATAAAGCTATAGGTGATTCAGTTAAGCTATGCTTGGATATATTAGATGGAAAATCAGAGGCAATAGGTATGAAGGGCGAATAG